CACTGCTGCCTCCCGTAGGAGTCTGGGCCGTGTCTCAGTCCCAATGTGGCCGATCAACCTCTCAGTTCGGCTACTGATCGTCGACTTGGTGAGCCGTTACCTCACCAACTATCTAATCAGACGCGAGCCCATCTACAAGCGGATTGCTCCTTTGGTATATCTACGATGCCGTTAATATACTTTATGCGGTATTAGCGTTCGTTTCCAAACGTTATCCCCCTCTTGTAGGCAGGTTGCTCACGCGTTACTCACCCGTCCGCCACTAAGCTCGTCATCTTCCGGTCCGAAGACCTTCTGTTGAGTCGCTCCGTTCGACTTGCATGTGTTAGGCACGCCGCCAGCGTTCGTCCTGAGCCAGGATCAAACTCTCTAAAAATTATCTTTTTAGAGTCGTTCTCGTGACTCTTTAGTTACACTTTATTGTGCCAAATTTACTCGTTATTTGTTAATCCTTTCGAATTAACGGGTCCATTTTCATTGTTCAATTTTCAAGGTCCGACTTGCACCGTTTTTGCTCTCTTTTTTTGCCCTGCATTTTGCGGTGCTTATACATAATACCACTACGCAATCACTTTGTCAACACTTTTTTTTACTTTTTTTTAACTTTTTTGCTTTTTGTCAGTTTTGCTTCCTCATTTAAGCTTATTTTCCACTATTTTGGCTGTTTTGACATAGCTTTTTCTGACTTTTTCCAAAGTGTTTGCGAGCAGTTTCGACATAATAAAAGCCTCCCAAAAGACTGGGAGGCTTTTATGAAATCAATTAAAGCTTAGTTTAACTTGATTATAGCCATTTCAGCTGCATCACCACGGCGGGGACCTGTCTTAAGAATGGTTGTATAACCACCATTTTTATCCTCGTATTTAGGAGCGATTTCATCAAAGAGCTTTTTAACGATATCCTCCTTGGTGATATAAGCTAATGCCTGTCTTTTAGCATGAAGTGTATTTGTTTTTCCGAGAGTAATCATTTTCTCAGCAACACAGCGAACCTCTTTTGCACGAGGCAATGTTGTTTCGATTTGACCGTTCTCTAACAGGAAGGTTACCATTGCACGCAGCATTGCTTTTCTGCTGTCGGTTGTTCTTCCTAATTTTCTTGTGCCCGGCATAAAACTACCTCCTCTTCGTCTGTTATTCTTCCTCTTTAGATAATGTAAGTCCTAATGCCTCTAACTTTTGCATAACTTCCTCAAGGGATTTCTTTCCGAGGTTTCTGACCTTCATCATCTCTTCCTCGGTCTTTCCTGCAAGGTCTTCAACCGAGTTTATTCCTGCTCTCTTAAGACAATTGAAGGAACGAACTGAAAGCTCGAGCTCTTCTATTGTCATTTCAAGAAACTTTTCTTTTCCTTGCTCCTTAGGAGCTACCCAAACGCCACTTTCCTTTGCGTCGCCAGATAAATCAATGAACAAATTAAGATGCTCACTCATTATCTTTGCTGCATAGGAAACTGCTTCTTCAGCAGTTAAAGTACCGTCTGTCTGTACCTCAAGAGTCAGCTTGTCGTAATCTGTTACGTCGCCGACACGGGTATTTTCAACAACATAATTAACCTTAGTTACGGGTGTATAGATGGAGTCAATGGGAATAACGCTGATAATCTGATGAGTATTTGCCTTATTTCTCTCAGCAGAAACGTAGCCTCTGCCGTGATTGAGTGTTATTTCCATATAAAGCTTTGCATCTGCATTTAGTGTTGCAATATGCATATCTTTATTAATAATTTCAACGTCGGAATCAGCTTTGATATCTGCCGCTGTAATAACTCCTTCGCCTTCTGCATCAATGAAAACAATCTTAGGACCTTCACTGTGTAGCTTAGCAATAAGGCCTTTAATGTTTAAAACGATTTCGGGTACGTCTTCTTTAACACCTTTGATTGTTGTGAATTCGTGCTGAACTCCGTCAATCTTTATAGATGTTGCCGCAACGCCCGGCAGAGAGGACAAAAGTATTCTACGCAAAGAATTTCCAAGAGTTATACCGTAACCTCTTTCAAGAGGTTCAACGACAAACTTGCTATAACTTCCGCCATCTGATGACTCAGTAACCTTAATTTGAGGCTTCTCAATCTCTATCACTATATTACCCTCCTGTTATATTTTAACAGCTTTTGCTGTAAGCGAATATACTGTATTTTCGTAATAAATACGAAACAAAATACAATAAATTATTTAGAATAAAGCTCGACGATAAGATGCTCTTCGATAGGAAGATCGATATCTTCTCTTGAAGGAAGAACGATTACCGTACAGGTTTTTGTATCTTTGTCAACAGACATCCAACCGGGAACGGGTTTGGAGCCGTTTGCTTCGATAACTGCCTTAAACTTTTCGCTTTCTGCACTCTTAGATTTAAGAGCGATAACGTCGCCTGCTTTAAGCAGATATGAGGGAATATTTACGTTTTTACCGTTAACGGTAAAATGTCCGTGTGTTACAAATTGACGAGCCTCAGCTCTTGACATTGCAAAGCCTGCTCTATACACAACGTTGTCAAGTCTTGATTCAAGAATTCTGAGCAAGTTTTCACCTGCTTGACCCTGCTGCTTTGAAGCCATTTCAAAATAATGAGCAAACTGGGATTCAAGAATTCCGTAAAAACGTCTTGCCTTTTGCTTCTCACGAAGCTGTAAGCCGTACTCGGAAAGCTTCTTTCTGCCTTGAGCATGCTGTCCGGGAACGCCTCTTTCCTTACTAATTGCACACTTGCCGGAATAACATCTGTCACCCTTTAAAAAGAGTTTTGTGCCTTCACGTCTGCAAAGTCTGCATACTGAACCGGTATATCTTGCCATTTAGTATAGCACCTCCACTTAATTTCACCGGCGGAGCGCCGGCGACTATTCTTTCCGCCTTTTGCGGAGAGTCACCTAAGCTTTTCCTTTTATATGAAAAGCTGCTCTTTAAAATTAGACACGTCTTCTTTTAGGCGGTCTGCAACCGTTGTGAGGTATCGGAGTAACGTCTTTAATCATGCTGATTTCAAGACCTGTTGTCTGAAGAGCTCTGATAGCTGCTTCACGACCTGCTCCGGGTCCCTTTACGTATACTTCAACCGTTTTTAAGCCATGCTCCATAGCTGCTTTGGAAGCTGTTTCTGCTGCCATTTGAGCTGCGAAGGGAGTGGACTTACGAGAACCTCTGAAACCTAATCCGCCGGCAGATGCCCAGGATAATGCGTTTCCGTTCACATCGGTAATGGTGACAATAGTATTGTTAAAGGTCGACTGGATATGTGCAGCGCCTTTTTCAATGTTTTTCTTTTCACGACGTCTTCTTGTTGTAGTCTTTTTTGCTACTGCCTTAGCCATATTATTTCATCTCCCCGCTTATTTCTTCTTATTTGCAATCGTCTTCTTCGGTCCCTTACGAGTACGAGCATTTGTTTTGCTTCTTTGTCCTCTTACGGGAAGTCCTTTTCTGTGACGAATGCCTCTGTAACATCCGATTTCGATAAGACGCTTAATGTCTAATGCTCTGTCACGGCGGAGGTCACCCTCAACTATGAATGTCTTGTCGATATAGTCTCTGAGCTTAGAAACCTCATCTTCTGTAAGGTCTTTGCAGCGAGTATCAGGATTGATTCCGCATGCGCTCAGGGTTTGTTTTGCTCTTGTCGGTCCAATACCGTAAATGTAGGTAATTCCGACCTCTACCCTTTTATCGTTGGGTAAATCAACACCGGCTATTCTTGCCATTTTGTAAAAACACCTCCTGAATTAATCGTAAAAATTAACCTTGCTTTTGCTTATGCTTTGGGTTTTCGCAAATTACCATGACTTTGCCTTTTCTCTTGATAATTTTGCACTTTTCGCACATCGGTTTAACTGAAGGTCTTACTTTCATTTTTAGTCCTCCTTAAATTCGTGCCGTAAAGCACCTGTCTCCCGCTGTTTTGCGGAAGCTTTCTTTTTCTATGAGCTTTAAGCTCTTTTTTTATTTGCTTCTCCAGGTAATGCGTCCCCTTGTTAAATCGTAGGGAGACATTTCCACGGTTACCTTGTCACCGGGAAGAACCTTTATATAGTTCATCCTAAGCTTGCCCGATATATGAGCCAAAATTTTATGGCCGTTGGGAAGCTCAACCTGAAACATAGCATTCGGAAGTGCCTCTAAAACGACACCTTCAAATTCTATTACATCATCCTTTGACAAGTTATAAACCTCCTTCGCAAAGCGGATTTTCAAGCTGACGTATTGCTTTTCTCAGCTCGGCGTCCGTTACACTGTCGCCTTTTTTCAGCTTTTGAGCCACACGAATATCTGCGCTTGAAAAATGTGATATATGTTTTATTTTTTTACGTTTGGGATTACCTAATCTTCGGTAATCTCCATCCGCCAGCAATACATATCCGTCGTCCTGACAATCAAGAACAAAAAACAATCTTCCTTTATCACGTCCGGACAATGATTTAACAATGTCACCTTTAATGATATTCATAACAAGCAGCCGAGTGCTTAGCACTCTTACTCATGTCACCACCGTTTTTGTAATTTTATTCAGCCAAACTGAGTTGACTAAATTTTTGTCAGAATTTCCGGCTCGTTATCGGTTATAAGGATTGTGTTTTCATAATGAGCGGAATTTTTTCCGTCAGCTGTAACCACAGTCCATTTGTCAGATAAAATTTTAATTTCCTGGCTTCCGGCATTTATCATAGGTTCGACTGCTATAGTCATACCCTTTGTCAGCCTTACACCTCTTCCCTTGGAACCAAAATTAGGAACCTCGGGAGCTTCGTGCAAATCCTGACCTATGCCGTGTCCTACGAAACGTTTTACTGTACTGTAACCGAATTTTTTGACATAGCTGTCAATTGCATATCCTATGTCGCCTATGCGACAGCCTTGCCTTGCGTAATTTATTCCTTCAAAAAACGATTGCCTTGTGACCTCGACAAGCTTTCTGTTCTCATCAGACACATTTCCGGCAAAAAACGTATTTGCGCAATCACCGTGAACTCCATTTATATTAGCGCCTACGTCTATACTTACGATGTCCCCATCTTTTATTATTCTGCTTTTAGATGGTATTCCGTGTATAACCTCAGAATTGATGGAAATACAGGCACTTCCGGGATAACCGTCATATCCTAAGAAAGACGGCCTTGCACCTTTTGAAGTAATAAACTCACGGATTTTAGTGTCAAGCTCATAGGTTGAAATGCCAACGGTTACAAGCTCGCCCGCTAACGCAAGCGCTCCTGCTGCAATACTGCCCGCTTTACGCATAGCTTCAACCTGAGCTTTTGACTTGATAATTATCATTTTACTTACGCCTCTAATGCTTTCAGTACCTCAGCCGTTGTATCCTCTATCTTTATCTTACCGTAAGCAAGTCTCAGCTTTCCTGTTTTCTTATAGTAATCCTTAAGAGGTTCGGTCTGCTGATGATAGATTTCAAGACGGGACAATACTGTTTCGGGCTTATCATCCTCACGGACGTAAAGCGTTCCTCCGCAGCTGTCGCAAGTCTTATTATCTTTAGACGGCTTGTACTCTATATGGTAAGTAGCTCCACAGGAGCATACTCGCCTTCCTGACATTCTTTCAATTATTCTACTGTCCGGAACCTCTATAGAAACAACCTTGTCAATTTCCACGCCCATTTCATCAAGTGCAGCCGCCTGCGGTACGGTTCTTGGAAAACCGTCAAGAATAAAACCGTTTGCACAGTCACTTTGATTAAGACGCTCTTTTATAATTCCTATAACTACTTCATCGGGTACCAATCTGCCTTCGTCCATATAGGATTTAGCTTTGACACCCATTTCAGTAGCATCAGCAACTGCTTTTCTTATAATTGCGCCGGTAGAGATGGTAGGAATATTGAATTTCTCACACAGAATTTCTGCTTGAGTTCCTTTGCCTGCTCCCGGAGCTCCGAGTAAAATAATCTTCAAGAATATTCTCCTTTCAAAAACGGAAATTTTCTGTTTTCATGGAACGCCTTGTTACAGGCGTTCCAATAATTTCTATTTTAAACAGACACTAACCGTTTATCCATGTATATTATTCAAGAAATCCTTTGTAGTGACGCATAAGCATCTGGCTCTCAATTTGCTTGAGAGTTTCAAGAATAACACCGACAATAATAAGTATAGATGTACCGCCCAAAGCAATATTAACTTTAAGTCCCATACTGATAAGTATAGGAAGAATAGCAATAAAGCCAAGGAACAACGCACCTAACAAAGTTGTCTTTGAAAGTACCTTAGAAATAAAGTCAGATGTGGGCTTACCGGGTCTGATACCGGGAATAAAGCCGCCATTTTTCTTTACGTTGTTGGCAATTTCAATGGGGTTGTACTGAATAGTTACATAGAAATAATTGAAGAACAATATTAAAAGGAAATAAACTACTGCATAAGGCCAAGTAGTATATGAGAAGTACTTTGTCATAAAGTTAGCAAAGCCCGAATTGGGGAAGAACTGTGCTATCGTTGTAGGTAGCATACAGAATGAGCTTGCGAAAATTATGGGAAGTACACCTGTCATTGTTACCTTTATAGGTAAATGAGTGTTCTGTCCGCCGTACATTTTGCGGCCAACAACTCTTTTTGCGTACTGAATAGGAATACGTCTTTCCGCATCGTTCATAATTATTATGAATACGATAAGAGCAAGGAACACAACTAATACCAACGGGATAACCCAGTACTGACCGAGCTCTACGCCGTAGGAGTACATATACGCAATTACGCTGGGTCCTCTTGATACGATTGAGAAGAAAAGGATTATAGAGATACCGTTTCCGATACCGTTTTCATTAATTTTTTCGCCCAACCACATAACTATTGAAGAACCTGCGGTAAAGGTAAGAACAATGATAAGGGTTTTAAACCAGTGGGGATTTGCAATAACGGTTGTACCTAAATCTTTAGCACTGTGAAGAAGAACCGAATAGTAACCATAGCCCTCAATAAGAGCAAGAACTACAGTTGTATAACGGGTAATCTGTGCTAATTTCTTTCTTCCTTCTTCTCCCTCTTTCTGCATTCTTTCGAGTGCAGGAATGGCAACTGTCAACAGTTGGATTACGATTGATGCCGTAATATACGGAGAAATCGCTAAAGCAAAGATTGTTGCTTTTTCCAACGAACCGCCCGCCATAATGTTAAGGAAGCTGAACATACTGTTTCCGCTTCCGAGAGAGCCGGAATCTACAGCAAATATCAATTTCATTGCATCTGCTTCGATGAAAGGTACGGGAATTGCAGAACCTAATCTGTAAATAACGATAATTAAAAGGGTAAAAAGTATTTTCTTGCGCAAATCTGCTATTTTCCATGCATTAACTGCTGCTTGAAACACTTATAACACCTCAACCTTCCCGCCTGCTGCTTCAATCTTCTCCTTAGCGGAGTCAGAAATCTTAACAGCGTGAACGGTAAACTTTTTGGTAACTTCTCCTCTTCCCAAAACTTTAAGGCCATCAAATGCTTTGTTGATAATTCCAGCTTCTATAAGCTTCTCAACAGTAATGATAGAACCGCCTCTCATTTTGTTAAGGTCGGATACGTTAATTACAGCATAGGTCTTCTTGAAGTGATTATTAAATCCTCTTTTGGGCAAACGTCTTGCCAAAGGCATTTGTCCGCCTTCAAAGCCGGGTCTTACTCCGCCGCCTGAACGTGCTTTTTGACCCTTATGTCCTCTGCCGGCTGTTTTTCCGTTTCCGGTGCCTGCGCCTCTACCTTTTCTCTTTGCAACAGAGGTGGAGCCAGCAGCGGGTGATAATTCATTAAGCTTCATTGTGACACCTCCTATTTTACTTCTTCAACTGCGATAAGGTGTGAGATTTTTGTAATCTTGCCTTGAGTCTGAGCATTGTCAGGCTGAATTGTGAAATCTCTAATCTTTTTAAGACCTAAGGAAAGCGCAGTAGCAATCTGGTCGTCTTTTCTGCCTATAAGGCTTTTTGTTAAAGTAATCTTAACCTTTGCCATTGTCTGTCCTCCTTAACCTAAAATCTCGCTAACCGACTTACCGCGAATAGCAGCTACCTGCTTTGCGTCTCTAACGCTCTTCAAGCCGTTGATTGTCGCGTTAACAACATTTCTTGAATTTCTTGAATACAATGCCTTGGTTCTGATGTCTTTAATTCCTGCAAGCTCTACAACCGCACGAACAGCGCCGCCGGCGATAACTCCGGTACCGGGTGCTGCAGGCTTTAATACAACATGTGATGAACCGAATATTCCGATTGTTTCGTGAGGAATTGTTGTTCCTCTCATAGAAACCTTGATAAGATTTTTCTTAGCATCCTCGATACCCTTACGGATAGCATCCGGAACTTCAGAAGCCTTACCAAGTCCTACGCCGACTATACCGTTACCGTCGCCAACAACGATAAGCGCTGAAAACTTAAAGATACGTCCGCCCTTTACAGTCTTACTTACACGGTTGAGGGCTACGACTCTCTCTTTTAAATCCAATGTGCCGGCATCAATTATTGAAGCCATGGTTTTTCCTCCTTCATAGATACTAACCTGTATTTACAGGCTTGTATTAAAGTTAAATAGACCGACAAAAATCAAAGCCGGTATTAGAAATTGAGTCCGCCTTCACGAGCGCCCTCTGCAAGCTCTTTAACTCTGCCGTGATATACATAGCCGCCTCTGTCGAAAACAACATCTGTGATGCCCTTTTCTTTTGCTGCTGCTGCGATTGCCAAACCAACCTTTTTAGCAGCTTCGCCGTTGCCGCCGTATGCATTGAAATCTTTATCCTTAGAGGATGCTGCAGCCAATGTTACGCCTGCTACGTCGTCAATAATCTGAGCGTATATATTTTTCAAGGAACGGAATACACAAAGACGGGGACACTCAGCTGTTCCGGATATCTTTGCACGTACTCTCTTATGTCTTTTGAGTCTTGCTTTATTGGAATCCTGTCTGCTAACCAATACAATTCATTCCTTTCTGTTAAGCTTTATGCAACAAGGGTTTTATTTCTTAGCACCCTTACCTGCTTTACCCTCTTTACGTCTGATAGTTTCGGTTGTGTATTTGATACCCTTGCCCTTGTAAGGCTCAGGGGGTCTCTTTTCACGAACATTCGCTGCATACTGACCAACTATCTGCTTGTCGGGGCCTGATATAACTAACAGGTTGGGGTTAGGAACGTCAAGAGTAATACCGGGGATTTCGGAAATTACTACCTGATGTGAAAATCCTAAGTTCATTACAACATCCTTGCCCTGCTTCTGAATTCTGTAACCAACACCGTTTATTTCTAATGTTTTTGAATAGCCGTTCTTAACGCCTTCAATCATATTAGCAATAAGTGTACGAGTAAGACCATGTAAGCTTCTGTGCTCTTTGTTTTCAGTAGGTCTTTCAACTGTCAGTACATTATTCTCGAATTTAACGATCATATCAGGGTGGATATCTCTTTCCAATGTACCCTTTGCACCTTTTACGGTAATGTGAGAACCGTTTAAGGTCACTGTTACATCGGAAGGAACGTTTATGGGCATTCTACCTATACGTGACATTTAAACTTACCTCCATTACCAAACAAATGCGAGAACTTCGCCGCCAACGTTTTCTTTACGTGCAGCTCTGTCTGTCATTACGCCCTTAGAAGTTGAAACTATGGCAATACCAAGTCCCTTCATAACCTTAGGCATATCCTCGCAATTTGCGTATACTCTTAAGCCGGGTTTTGATATTCTCTTAAGTCCCTTAATAACCTTTTCCTTTTCAGGAGTGTACTTTAAGGTAACACGGATAATACCCTGCTTGCTATCGTCAATTATCTGATAGTTTTTAATATATCCCTCATTAACAAGAATTTCAGCGATTGCTTTTTTCATGTTTGATGCGGGAATGTCAACCGTTTCGTGCTTAGCTGAATTTGCATTTCTGATTCTTGTCAGCATATCAGCTATCGGATCGGTGATATACATAGCGCCATTCCTCCTTCAAATATTACCAACTGGCTTTTCTTACTCCCGGAATGTGTCCCTTATATGCTAACTCACGGAAACAAATACGGCAAATACCGTACTTTCTGAGGTAAGCATGGGGCCTTCCGCAGATTTTGCACCTGTTGTAAGCACGAGTAGAGAATTTCGGCTCTCTCTGCTGTTTTAAAATCATTGATTTTTTAGCCATCTTACTGCCTCCTTTACTTAGCGAACGGAGCGCCCAATAGCGTGAGCAGCTCTCTTGCCTCTTCATCGGTATTTGCTGTTGTTGCAAATACAATGTCCATACCACGGATTTTGTCAATCTTGTCGAACTCGATTTCCGGGAAGATAAGCTGTTCCTTAATTCCCATTGCATAATTTCCTCTGCCGTCGAAAGCGTCGGGCTTTATGCCACGGAAGTCACGTACACGGGGAAGAGCTACACTGAAGAGTCTGTCAACAAACTCATACATTTTGTCGCCTCTTAATGTAACCTTTGCACCAATGTTCATACCCTCACGAAGCTTAAAATTAGCAACAGATTTACGAGCCTTTGTGGGAACTGCCTTCTGACCGGTGATAATTCCCAAGTCGTTTATAATGCTGTCAATTGCTTTGGAGTTATCTTTAGCTTCTCCGCAGCCTACGTTTATAACGACCTTATCAAGCTTCGGAATCTGCATCGGGCTCTTATATGAAAACTTTTTCATAAGTGCGGGAGCAACTTCGTTTTTATAAAAATCTTTCAATCTTGCCAATGCAATCTGCCTCCTTTACTATATCGTCTCACGGCAGTCGGAGTTTTTGCAAACTCTTACCTTTGTGCCGTCGGACAGAATTGTACGGCCTACTCTTGTAGGTTTGCCGCACTTAGGGCAAACAAGCATAACCTTTGAAGCGTACAAGGGGCCCTCAGCCTTTAAGATACCGCCCGCTTCACCTTGACGGCGGGGCTTAACGTGCTTTGTAACCATATTGCAGCCTTCAACGATAACTTTGCCTTCCTTAGGGGATACTTCAAGAACTTTGCCCTTCTTGCCTTTGCTTTTTCCTGAAATAACTATAACAGTGTCGCCCTTTTTAACATGTAATTTCTTTATCATTTCGCAACACCTCCACTATAATACTTCGGGAGCAAGTGATAATATCTTGGTATATTCTTTATCACGAAGCTCTCTTGCTATCGGTCCAAAAATACGGGTTCCTTTAGGATTCTTATCATCTCTGATAATAACTGCCGCATTTTCATCAAAGCGGATATGAGAACCGTCGGGACGCTTAACACCTTTTACGGTACGTACTACGACTGCCTTAACCACTTCACCTTTTTTAACAACGCCGCCGGGAGTTGCTTTCTTAACGGAGGCGATAATAACATCTCCTATGCCTGCGAACTTCTTGCCGGAACCACCGAGAACTCTGATACACATTATCTCTTTTGCGCCGGTATTGTCCGCAACCTTAAGATATGATTGCTGTTGTACCACGGTAAATCCTCCTTTCCCTCTTTTGAGAGGGTTTTAAAATACATTATTTTGCTTTTTCTATAATTTCAACAAGACGCCAGTGCTTATCCTTGGAAATAGGACGTGTTTCCATAATACGAACCTTATCTCCTATTGAACACTCGTTATTCTCATCGTGCGCCTTTATTTTATCGGTTCTTTTCAAAACCTTCTTGTAAAGAGGATGTGTAACGTTGCCTTTTATGGTTACAACGATTGTCTTGTCCATTTTATTGGAGGTTACAACACCGATTCTTTCTTTTCTTAATGCTCTTTCACTCATCACAAACCATCCTTTCCATTAAAGCAGAACGCTTACGCATTCTCCTTTAACTCCTTTTCACGAAGAATTGTCTTGACTCTTGCAATATCCTTCTTAATAGCTGCAAGCTTCAAAGGATTGTCAAGCTGATTTGTAGCATGCTGAAATCTGAGGATAAAAAGGTTTTGTTTTAAGTCCTTAAGCTTATCGTTAAGCTCTGCAAGAGACATTTCTCTTAATTCGTTAGCCTTCATTAATCCTCACCTCCACATTTTTCCTCTTTTTTAACAAATTTACATTTAATAGGAAGCTTATGTGCTGCAAGACGCATTGCTTCACGTGCAACCTCTTCGCTTACGCCGGCGATTTCAAACATTACTCTGCCGGGCTTAACTACTGCTACCCAATATTCAGGTGAACCTTTACCTGAACCCATTCGAGTTTCAGCAGGCTTCTGAGTTACAGGCTTGTCAGGGAAAATCTTTATCCAAACCTGACCGCCTCTTTTGATATAACGGGTCATAGCAATACGGGCTGCTTCTATTTGATTGCTG
The genomic region above belongs to Oscillospiraceae bacterium and contains:
- a CDS encoding 50S ribosomal protein L17 codes for the protein MPGTRKLGRTTDSRKAMLRAMVTFLLENGQIETTLPRAKEVRCVAEKMITLGKTNTLHAKRQALAYITKEDIVKKLFDEIAPKYEDKNGGYTTILKTGPRRGDAAEMAIIKLN
- a CDS encoding DNA-directed RNA polymerase subunit alpha, translating into MIEIEKPQIKVTESSDGGSYSKFVVEPLERGYGITLGNSLRRILLSSLPGVAATSIKIDGVQHEFTTIKGVKEDVPEIVLNIKGLIAKLHSEGPKIVFIDAEGEGVITAADIKADSDVEIINKDMHIATLNADAKLYMEITLNHGRGYVSAERNKANTHQIISVIPIDSIYTPVTKVNYVVENTRVGDVTDYDKLTLEVQTDGTLTAEEAVSYAAKIMSEHLNLFIDLSGDAKESGVWVAPKEQGKEKFLEMTIEELELSVRSFNCLKRAGINSVEDLAGKTEEEMMKVRNLGKKSLEEVMQKLEALGLTLSKEEE
- the rpsD gene encoding 30S ribosomal protein S4, with the protein product MARYTGSVCRLCRREGTKLFLKGDRCYSGKCAISKERGVPGQHAQGRKKLSEYGLQLREKQKARRFYGILESQFAHYFEMASKQQGQAGENLLRILESRLDNVVYRAGFAMSRAEARQFVTHGHFTVNGKNVNIPSYLLKAGDVIALKSKSAESEKFKAVIEANGSKPVPGWMSVDKDTKTCTVIVLPSREDIDLPIEEHLIVELYSK
- the rpsK gene encoding 30S ribosomal protein S11; this encodes MAKAVAKKTTTRRRREKKNIEKGAAHIQSTFNNTIVTITDVNGNALSWASAGGLGFRGSRKSTPFAAQMAAETASKAAMEHGLKTVEVYVKGPGAGREAAIRALQTTGLEISMIKDVTPIPHNGCRPPKRRRV
- the rpsM gene encoding 30S ribosomal protein S13 is translated as MARIAGVDLPNDKRVEVGITYIYGIGPTRAKQTLSACGINPDTRCKDLTEDEVSKLRDYIDKTFIVEGDLRRDRALDIKRLIEIGCYRGIRHRKGLPVRGQRSKTNARTRKGPKKTIANKKK
- the rpmJ gene encoding 50S ribosomal protein L36; translated protein: MKVRPSVKPMCEKCKIIKRKGKVMVICENPKHKQKQG
- the infA gene encoding translation initiation factor IF-1; this translates as MSKDDVIEFEGVVLEALPNAMFQVELPNGHKILAHISGKLRMNYIKVLPGDKVTVEMSPYDLTRGRITWRSK
- a CDS encoding RNA-binding protein, with the protein product MNIIKGDIVKSLSGRDKGRLFFVLDCQDDGYVLLADGDYRRLGNPKRKKIKHISHFSSADIRVAQKLKKGDSVTDAELRKAIRQLENPLCEGGL
- the map gene encoding type I methionyl aminopeptidase, with the translated sequence MIIIKSKAQVEAMRKAGSIAAGALALAGELVTVGISTYELDTKIREFITSKGARPSFLGYDGYPGSACISINSEVIHGIPSKSRIIKDGDIVSIDVGANINGVHGDCANTFFAGNVSDENRKLVEVTRQSFFEGINYARQGCRIGDIGYAIDSYVKKFGYSTVKRFVGHGIGQDLHEAPEVPNFGSKGRGVRLTKGMTIAVEPMINAGSQEIKILSDKWTVVTADGKNSAHYENTILITDNEPEILTKI
- a CDS encoding adenylate kinase — encoded protein: MKIILLGAPGAGKGTQAEILCEKFNIPTISTGAIIRKAVADATEMGVKAKSYMDEGRLVPDEVVIGIIKERLNQSDCANGFILDGFPRTVPQAAALDEMGVEIDKVVSIEVPDSRIIERMSGRRVCSCGATYHIEYKPSKDNKTCDSCGGTLYVREDDKPETVLSRLEIYHQQTEPLKDYYKKTGKLRLAYGKIKIEDTTAEVLKALEA
- the secY gene encoding preprotein translocase subunit SecY, which codes for MFQAAVNAWKIADLRKKILFTLLIIVIYRLGSAIPVPFIEADAMKLIFAVDSGSLGSGNSMFSFLNIMAGGSLEKATIFALAISPYITASIVIQLLTVAIPALERMQKEGEEGRKKLAQITRYTTVVLALIEGYGYYSVLLHSAKDLGTTVIANPHWFKTLIIVLTFTAGSSIVMWLGEKINENGIGNGISIILFFSIVSRGPSVIAYMYSYGVELGQYWVIPLVLVVFLALIVFIIIMNDAERRIPIQYAKRVVGRKMYGGQNTHLPIKVTMTGVLPIIFASSFCMLPTTIAQFFPNSGFANFMTKYFSYTTWPYAVVYFLLILFFNYFYVTIQYNPIEIANNVKKNGGFIPGIRPGKPTSDFISKVLSKTTLLGALFLGFIAILPILISMGLKVNIALGGTSILIIVGVILETLKQIESQMLMRHYKGFLE
- a CDS encoding 50S ribosomal protein L15 codes for the protein MKLNELSPAAGSTSVAKRKGRGAGTGNGKTAGRGHKGQKARSGGGVRPGFEGGQMPLARRLPKRGFNNHFKKTYAVINVSDLNKMRGGSIITVEKLIEAGIINKAFDGLKVLGRGEVTKKFTVHAVKISDSAKEKIEAAGGKVEVL
- the rpmD gene encoding 50S ribosomal protein L30, whose amino-acid sequence is MAKVKITLTKSLIGRKDDQIATALSLGLKKIRDFTIQPDNAQTQGKITKISHLIAVEEVK
- a CDS encoding 30S ribosomal protein S5 translates to MASIIDAGTLDLKERVVALNRVSKTVKGGRIFKFSALIVVGDGNGIVGVGLGKASEVPDAIRKGIEDAKKNLIKVSMRGTTIPHETIGIFGSSHVVLKPAAPGTGVIAGGAVRAVVELAGIKDIRTKALYSRNSRNVVNATINGLKSVRDAKQVAAIRGKSVSEILG
- a CDS encoding 50S ribosomal protein L18, with amino-acid sequence MVSRQDSNKARLKRHKRVRAKISGTAECPRLCVFRSLKNIYAQIIDDVAGVTLAAASSKDKDFNAYGGNGEAAKKVGLAIAAAAKEKGITDVVFDRGGYVYHGRVKELAEGAREGGLNF
- a CDS encoding 50S ribosomal protein L6 codes for the protein MSRIGRMPINVPSDVTVTLNGSHITVKGAKGTLERDIHPDMIVKFENNVLTVERPTENKEHRSLHGLTRTLIANMIEGVKNGYSKTLEINGVGYRIQKQGKDVVMNLGFSHQVVISEIPGITLDVPNPNLLVISGPDKQIVGQYAANVREKRPPEPYKGKGIKYTTETIRRKEGKAGKGAKK